Genomic DNA from Magnolia sinica isolate HGM2019 chromosome 4, MsV1, whole genome shotgun sequence:
ccaatgtttccccatatttcccaaaAATTGTGATAAATTATCAGATACAAaagatatatcccgtgtgataaccgatacgtatctgtatcccaaggatgcaatacgtaacacaataccgatatttcgaacattgattGCAACACCATTTTAATTATTTAGGTGAAACAATTAGCCATCACTTCAATAGGATCCTTGACGGAATCATCATTCTACATGACAACTTTCTCAAGCCGCCAGGGAATGAGGTATCTCTCGAAATAATGAACAATACGAAGTTTTTTTTCCTCCATATTTTCGGGTTAGTAAGCAACATATCTTTTTCATTTCATAATAATATCTTTGAAAAGGGCATGTGGTAAACTAATATAGGTGATAAAACTTTTTCAGAGTTGTGTTAGAGCCATAGATGGTACGCACATTCCAGCGATGATTCTCTAAAAAGCGCAAGCCAAAGTGGAATAATCGAAATGGATTTGTTTTCCAAAATGTATTGGCAAGTTGCTCTTTTAGCTTAAAATTTCAATATGTTCTTACTAGGTGGGAAGGGTCAGTTGCAGATTTACGAATGTTAGCAAATGCACTTGCACAGAGAGACAAGCTCATTGTTCCAAAAGACATTACCTTCTCATGGTACATGTCCAATAAGTTTAGATGAAACATTTATAGTTGAAGTAAAACGTATTATTTTTTCACTTTGTACGTAAATATTACTTAGTGGATGCCGGTTTTGTGAACCAGCCTAGTTTCTTAACCCTATTTTGTAGGGTACGATATCATCTTAAGGAATTCATGCAGCATAGTCAACCCCAAAATATGAAGGAGTTGTTCAATCTTAGGCATTTGTCATTGCAAAACGTTGTTGAATGTTGTTTTGGAGTGTTGAAGGCACGATTTCCTATACTGAAGATAGCCCTGGCTTATCCATTATGTACACAAGTGAATATAgtaatggcatgttgtatattaTATAATCATATTGTAAACGAAAACCATGGCATTGACCTTAAATTAGAATTAATAAACGAAGACActgaagaagaaaatgaatgtGACAAGGATGAAGATACCTTTAACCATGCAAAAAATGAATATGATGATGGTGGCTTAAATGAAGAAGTCGAAGAAGAGCCAAATGAAGCTATTGATGAAAGCTATGTGGCGAGAGATAAGAGGGAGAGACAAAGATTGACTAAGTTTGGGTTAAGCATCGGAAAAGCAATGTGGGACAACCTGGACAATGTGTTGATTAATTCTATTTTGTATTTTTGTCTTCATTATGTTTGTAATTTGGACTGTTGTAgtaaatgattttttttcaatatcaATATATCTTCTTATAGATATTCAGATATCAAtgcaaaaattcactatatttCTTGCAATTGATTTTCTTATCTTTTAAGATTTAGAATGTCATGACATTCGAAAGCAAGCAACAGTCAAAAGGGTTTCATCTCTTGGACTGACCAAATGGACAAGTTGATGATTGATATTTTGATTGAGCACGTCAGCCATGGGTAAAAAGTGATAACGGTTTTAAAGCTTTTACTCTGACTACAGCAACAAAGGCAGTGGTAAACGTCTCCGGTATCCATGTGGATTGGAAAAACTGCAGAAACCATATTtggattttacaaaaaaaaaaatacaatttgACGAAGGAAGCATTAAATCTAAGTGGATTTGGATGGGATGAGGAACGTAAATGTGTAACTGCAGAAGAAGAAATTTGGAAAGAATTCATTAAGGTTAGTTAAAAGCATAATATCTGATCATGTAATATTTGTTTGTATTTGTAATATAAACTTTAAAATGAATGAATTTAATATATGAACTACTTTTATGTACAGGCACACCCTGTTGTGGCTCAATAAAGAATAGGCCAAATCCACTCTTCCACGAGATGGATATAGTTTTTGGAGAGGACCATGCGACTGAAAGCATGGCAAGCACTGTCTCCAAACTTGCAGAAGAGACTCCATATTACCTAATAGATGATATTCCGATATCCCCATCACCATTTGAAGGAATGGGATCAAATACACCATCGGGCGATGAATACTTCTCGGAGGAGACATATCTACAGGCTGAACAAGCCGAGGGAAGTAGTCATCTAAATGTGAGATCGTCCGCTCTAGTacgcaagaagaagaagaagctaactCCACAAGGGGTGTAATGCAAAGATTGGACCACCTATGTGACACAATTGAGGAATTCCAAAGAAATAATGGGAATTTAACGGTCTAGGTATGGGCAGAGTTGAAAATTCTCACAATCATCAACAATAATATGATGTGGAAGGCCGCCAACTATCTTACAAAGGGACCAGGTTTATTCGGTGGTAGATTTATTTTCCAAATGCGTATTTGGTTGAGTATTTCAATATGTATTTGGATTTATGAAGACATGTGTTTCCTATTTTTATTTGAGTGTGTTTATGGTTGGAGCATTTATATTTAGTTGTTTGGCCTTATAAAAGAGcatttgaattcgtgggcccactttctATGGCTCACCTAGTGCTTGATTTTATATGAGGATCAACCCTAAGCTTTAGTGAGATGGGCTTAACCCAATGATCCACTTTAAAATCCACTCTTATATGCCATTTGAATGTTTTTAAAGGAATTACTTCTCTAAACTATCCCAATTACAGGatataaaccatttacaggctatccaaacactgtaaatgatttgcctataaatcatttacagcttaaagccaaactGTCCTTTAcagcctgtaaatgatttacaggtaaatcatttacaacttaaaccatttacaagcatccaaacgaccccttagggcCGGTTTGTTTTTCAATTCACGGGGGTTAAATGGGGGTGTAAATGGGCAATTGTTACTTACCCCTGTATTTACCTTCAGCAGTGCCCTTTAACAGTGACTTCACGTTGACAGTGGGTTGAAACCAAGGAAATGAGGAtattttagtggggcccacttttatatgTGTGCTTGATTCatgccgttcattcgtttttccctctcattttagggcatgagccaaaaaacgaggcaaatccaaagctcaggtggaccacaccagacgAAACAGGGGGAATTGAAAACTTACCATTCATTTCTTCTTTGGGGCCAttagaagttttgcatcaagcttatttttgtgttttcccttcatccatgtccgtatgacattatgaacggtttggatggcaggtACACATCCATGTGAGTCCTAGGCTCATTTTAACTATTAACAGTAAGAGTTGGTTTCcacctgtttcctgtggtgtggtccacttgagcctggtatatgcctcatttttttggctcacctagaataaatagacggtgtggatcagacacaTGCATGAGGATGGGCCTCACAAAATTTACCACCATAATTTCAGTCAAATAACAACGTTTTCTGCAACAATTTTTTAGGAAAATTTACAaccgcattttgtcttttcaagcAGCtgtaaaaagtaataattacccatttacagctCATTTATGTTGCATTTAGAAAAACAAAGAGGCCCTTAAAGAGCCGGATATTTGTAGAGAGGTTAACTTAAAAAATCAAGAACTTTTTGGAGGAAGATCTAGTTCTAGAATATTTGGCATTGCTTTTGTAGAGTTTGAACCGTTGCAGAATTTCCTATCTTAACCCTCTATTTGTTTGGCAAAGTATTAAAGGGACATGATTTTCCATCTGGAGATTTTTGGCACACGTCATCCACCGTGGGGCCCAtagtatcaacggtttggatcacagaaCAATGGAACCCACTAGTACATACCATAAAAGCGGACCGAAATGTACCAAATTTCGTACAGAATAATGAGTACGACTACTTAAAAATTATAAAGTGCAACACTAGGAACCCAACATCATGCAATTCAAAACAAGAACATAGGAATCATATATACAGATTCTTAAAAGAATGACTGAAATCAACTGAAAATTCAAACAAAATTTTTGAAGAAGAGGGTATTACCAGCAAAGCAGGATATGATTCAAAATCATCCAATTTCCACATTTTCCCAGTCAGCGGCTCAGGAAGCTGTCAAATTCAATTCAAGAAAGAAAACCCACTAAAATTTCAGCATAATTTGAAGAAATTGCAATCACCCGTATGGATTTTCTTTCGAAAATTACCTCAAAATCAGGAGCTCTGAAGCCTACGGAGAGGCCTTTGGACTCTGTTCTTGCAGCTCGGATTTGCAATTTTCTTGCAGGAGGAGAATATTTGAATTGCagaggaggagagaaggaagggTATGAGggaaaagaagggaagaaagaggAAGGCGTTTTGATAGTTGTCGTGCGCCGCAGAGGAAGTAATCGTGCGCATCCAGGGAGGAGAATGGCCGCTGAGTACACTGTTCCAGCAGCTGCCATGATTATCGCTGCAAGGTCGGATTGGCCTCCCTTCGTTTCAATTTATCCCCGTCAAGGGTGTTTTCGTCATTTCGGCCTTCATAGTGTACTCTTCTGCTACTTGtctgtgctatgtgggccccataatgatgtatttgttttatccacgccgttcatacatttttacaaatcattttatgccattataaataaaaattgaatcagatcaaaatctcaggtggaccacaccacaggaaaacagttgtgattgaacgctcaccattaaaagcttcctaaggcccactgtaatgtttgtttaccatccaaactTTTGGTTAGTTCaaaaagcctggatgaagggaaaacacaagtatcagcttgatccaagacttttgtgggcccaagaatattttaacggtggacgttcaatcaacactttttcttatggtgtggtccacctgagatttcgatctaccTAGTTTTTAttaaatgccctaaaatgagatggaaaaatggatggacagcgtggatagaatgcatacatcatggtggggcatgatGGGTCAGtatgaaatccgcgtccgtattaATCTTCTCTTACGCTactgtgatagttcaccactatGTTCAAAATGGCGGTTACTCATCTTCCGTCAGTTTTTACGCTCATGTATGACCTTTCAAATCGTGGGCCAAATTTTGGTTGGATCGTATCCATAAAATCACATTGAACGAGAAATcagaaccatccaattgatgtctatcaaatggatggtttaaagtaaaATAGCGAGTGGTCAAAATCTGGTTATGCTCCTTCCACGATTCGGTCAGCGAAATGTGCGGTCTGATTACCTTACAAGTATACCAGTTGGGTACTCATGTAtgattatccagaccatccaaattgtgggtgcAAATTGGATGAATCAGATCATGAAATCACACTCATCAAAATATccgaaccatccaattgatggctatgaaatggatggttcaaagtaAAATGGTAAGCCGTCTAAATCTCAAGGGAAAATCAGATGATATCGGTGTAATTATTTGGCTATTGTCCATCTACATTTTAGGCCAGTGAATAATGGTTGCTCGGATCAATTTACAACTATGCGCCCCGCCTGGATGGACTGGGTcctggcagggctctgtggggtccatcgtgatgtgtaagctttatccaagccgtccatccatttttctagatcatctcaGTGTATGAGCCCAAAGATGAGGCATattcaaggttcaagtggaccacaccaaaggaagcagtgatAATAGTGATACCCACtaatgaaaccttcttagggtccaccgtgatgtttatttgtcatccaacctgttcataaggtcacatagacccgaatgaagggaaaagatagatatcagcttgatcaaaacttcaacagtgggcattcaatccccaccgtgtggttcacttgagccttggatttgcctcattttttacctcatacccttaaaatgatcagaaaattggatggacggcgtggatagaacctatacatattggtgggcccatatagtCCCtgcggggcaggacgcaatccacttccccccAGTATGCCATGTATGCGGTTGACAAGCCACTGGCCCACTACCATTTTGAAATGGTGGCGAACTATATCATGGACGGCGCTCAATCGCACGTCTTTATTTGTCGCAAGCACACTGAGAGACTTAGACCAtgtaatccattgatctagactgttcaccAGGTCCAAAGCACATTTCATGTGGAACTATGCAAGCATTACACCAATCTGACATATATTCACCATTCGATCAATGCTCTTTGATATTAagggtcaagatcatttacacaaaaataaatctaatcaacaatttgatacaCCTGTTTTGTAGACACCTTCATGGATTGCTTGTGATTATAAAGAACCACTCTTTTAGGCAATTGTAGCCTTCTCAGCTATGGCCTTGAAAAGGATGGCTACGGAAAGTAAAGCCCACATCAAGCATGGATTGGACCacgcccagatccatagctcaattggcagactgagtggagataccacGTTTCAACACTTGggacatggagtgtgtgtactgacatgggtgtgtactaacaagctaacccaaaaaaaaaggatggattggatcatgggCTCAGTATGTTTTTGCATGGTGACAAAAAAAAtggtttgaaaaataattttctgTATGTATTTTCTCCATATTGGTGGTATATATATACATTGAATGAGCACAACAAACATttgtcaaaaatgaaaatttcagatttggGGGCCTTGATTGATAATCAGCTAGCTAATATCCTTAAAAATATGTTCAAGGGCcattgattgataatcagattTTGAACGGTCTAATTGAACTGATGCAAGCACTATAACTCATATTGCTGTAATGGCATTGGGGCATTTCTTGTACCATATAAAGTGCATGCACATCCCTGCCTTGAAAAGGGTGGTCCACACCTTGAAGATCACCTGGTGCAAAAAATCAGGatatataccattcatctatggccacaccatcaaaacaaaGAGACAGCTGATGGCCTGACCCAactttaggtgtggcccaccaagtgattggatctgcctgattttcatGGATCTTAATCTTCATGGTGTGACCCATCTTTTGCAAGGCTTTGATGTACTTCTCACTCAACACATATGCAAAAGTCTACATACAGTAGTTGTACGTGTgatcattttctcatattatgAACTCTTAAAAATACCCATTTGAGATTGAAACAACTTAAAATTCAATCAATGTCATGTAAATGCCTAGCAATTAATGAATTGGAACATCCAAACAACAGCAATATCATCCAGTCACAGGCCCATCAATAAAATGTATGCGGATCAGTccctcaaaaatcaaaatttcacaaAGATGGACCAGTGGACTGATCTACATGATGTTTGCAAAGATACCCATCTGATCAATGCCTCCATCAATCTCATTCGACGTCGAAGAGGGGGAAGTAGGATCATAAAGTGCGATCAGGGCCGCAACTAGACCAGCATTGCCCGATAAGCTAGGCTCTGTGTATTGGGGCGCATCCCGCTCGTCCGAGAACTTATCATCCTGATCTGGGCCAGCTACCATGGCACCTATCAAGACATTTGGATTAGGATCTCTTGAGTGGAGCCATCTGCTCCCTTCAGCACAAGAGTAGTATTGGTCGTCCCAGAGAATTGATGCAGCCCTGTGGTGTACTTGGGTTGGGAAATGGTCTCCAAAACCCACCAAGTAGCTCATCTTCAATGGGTTATTTCCTAGTATGTATTGCACCTGAAATATGGAAAATAGAGACCACTTCAATGAGGTTTCCTAAGCCCACAAACCTGTACAAGAGAGACCATAtcatggcacacgtgtgtgagatccatgccatcaatgggtgggccccaccttgagagTGGTGCTGTACAAAGACCAGGGCAGTCCACTAATAGGAGTATAAAAACTGGGCTAAATGTTCTTGGGTCTCTCACACATCTGCCAGATTATCCCTTTAGGGGATGTTAATATCAAGTTTGTATATAAGATGTAAACAAAATTCACCTTGTTTCCTTTTAATGCAATACACTTGGTAACAGATCCTTACTGTCCAATTCATGGACCACCTCTTGGATGAGCCATACCCAAAAATTGTGCTGATCAGAAGTTAATTATCTGATCTGTGACCTATTTTTGGATGGCCCAAGAAAAGTTTAGGACAGTAGTTCAGATGAAAATAAAATCTCCAGATGGAACAGTTATAAACAGGTAACGGATGCATTTTTTTACCattagcccatccatgaggtggtTGATtagttatttgattttgattaatcAATGTGTTAACCAAATTACTGAAATACTCTCAATATATTACCTGAGATGTAGAGAAGGTGTTTAACATTTGTAGGGAAAATGACTGAGAGCCACAACTCCCTCCATAACTCCTAATAATACCAAGATAGTCTTTGTATAATTTACTAAGAAACGCCGCAGCCGCTGCAAACtggagtgggccaccatgatcaggCCTCAAGAGAATCAACCCACCTATacaattaagagggaaaaaaataGCATTAGTCTACATTCAATGAAAACTAAGCCAATAGTCAAAGTTGTACCCATCAAACCCATGATCGACATCACTGAACTATGGGCCACATATGCGTGAGATCGCAGAATCATACACTTGTTAAGACAGGGGACCCTGTATATCAGCTTGTTGCATGAAGGGGCATGCACCATGTGATCACAAACCTGAGTATGCAAAAACTCACATGCAACTCTCCACACTTGGAAGGTCTGTTTggatgccacttaaaaatgaattcgtctcattttagttaatcttGATTACGAATTAGAGAGgatatttctttcttgttggtaAGAACTAAAAATCATCCTAATAACCTAACACACAAGTGCAATTAAAATTgaaatgagatggactcatttttTAAGTAGCAAgcaaatgagtttttttttttttttttgttggcacTTACCTCGTGTCATGTTGAAGTTTTGATGAATAGAGAGATAAGAACACATGATCATATCAGTCATGTTTGAGCTTGATCTTAGTGTGGCTTCAAATGGGTGGCCAAGATCGTGGAGATATCTTAGTCTTGTTAGCAAAACCTACAAAAAAACAAGAGAGAGGAGAAAACCCACAATTAGAACAGAACAAAATACGAACCTGCAATAATTCAAAGTGtttgagggcccgtttggccgggtggattggaagggattgaatggtatcagggtggatggcatggatttcaagctaatgatggtgttgtcagtggattgtcttaagatccatgggattgctatatcgagtctgtttggcacgcccggccaatcccgggattaaaccttcccatcccttccaatccttcgaaccaaacacgtcctaggcaaatttgaactgattagggtggattggatgggatttaaaggtaatgatggtgttgtcagtggattgtcttaagatccatgggattgctatatcccgtgatcagatcacccagtctgtttggcacgcctggcaatcccgggatttaacttccaatccttctaataccatccaatccgcccggccaaacgggccctaagagatTTAGACTgtgtttggatgcccaaatgaaaTTACATTGAAATTTATCAAGTTTTGTAGTCCTATGGCGATCAGTCACATTTgtttcaaatccaacttgaaactAATGTAGTTGCAATCTCGATTCCGGTCTGTGGATGTCAATGCTAAGTAAATTACAATTGGGTTCTTTCCATTTAGATCAATTGTCGCATTTCAATTTGgtattgcatccaaacacaccctcgaTCAAGATTACTACCGCAGCTGCCGGAAGCTTATTATTCCAGTAAAAAACTCCTGTATCAGCAGTCAGCTCCGCTTCCATGGCGGACTCGAACATCTCAGTCGCATTTCTAAGGTATGAATCATTTCCAGTGGCGAAAAACAACCATGTTCCTCCCCAAACCAACTCATCCAAGTAACCAGAAGAATTGTAGAAATTTTGTGCTTCAGCTCCACAATCTTTATCCATGGTGTAGCGTCCTAGGTTTTCTTCATTTGTTGCAAATGCAAATAACTCTTCTGCTACCTGGATTAATTCTTTCGAGTAAGCCTTTTCATCCTTGAAAACTAATGACGCTGATGCCAATGCTGCAGCAGTTTCTCCAGCTAGATCAGATGCCAACTTACACATGGAAACAGGCCGCGGGTATTCCATGTCTTCAGGTCTTTCCCAACAAGTAATATCACTAACCACATTAGTGCTTGTACTTCCAACCTATGATCACgggtttgaaaagaaaaaatgaaaaagcaaTCAAGATTATAAAGAGGAGCGTCTATAAACACATTAAGTATTAAATTACAAAAGTGCAATTATAAAAGTTAAAAAGGATAATTAATCACTTGTTCTAAAAGTTGGAACTGACaaagcatggcaaattaatccctttatttcatagcccaggcctcacatcgcatgagttacaagccccacatcgcatgggttaggataTCGGCTAAACCTCCTTCGTGAGCCCCACGTCACATatgtaccgcctcacacgagccaccggC
This window encodes:
- the LOC131244047 gene encoding endoglucanase 10-like, translating into MTVAEYENRFTELPRYTPLIQASKPMKMRRFSEGLRPEIRSKMCYASINNYAELFLVCMVLFITSLSSHFPLYVRIQIFLSPLHASTSTSMEENAVSYVHSISEANRLLPSASRWNSIEIDFGLHPESRSCDSLPSNYPKSVDCNLVIADKQAFKRFIYISVSLILIIITIILLLRFLPHKHSHDKSPKNLALALNQALLFFDAQKSGVLLENHTVKFRGVSGLQDGYSGKIHVDLVGGFYDSGNNVKFGFPTAYTITLLSWSVIEYHRKYTAMDELDHVRNIIKWGTDYLLKVFHPSNSTTDPAVLYSQVGSTSTNVVSDITCWERPEDMEYPRPVSMCKLASDLAGETAAALASASLVFKDEKAYSKELIQVAEELFAFATNEENLGRYTMDKDCGAEAQNFYNSSGYLDELVWGGTWLFFATGNDSYLRNATEMFESAMEAELTADTGVFYWNNKLPAAAVLLTRLRYLHDLGHPFEATLRSSSNMTDMIMCSYLSIHQNFNMTRGGLILLRPDHGGPLQFAAAAAFLSKLYKDYLGIIRSYGGSCGSQSFSLQMLNTFSTSQVQYILGNNPLKMSYLVGFGDHFPTQVHHRAASILWDDQYYSCAEGSRWLHSRDPNPNVLIGAMVAGPDQDDKFSDERDAPQYTEPSLSGNAGLVAALIALYDPTSPSSTSNEIDGGIDQMGIFANIM